aatatatatatatatacatacatacatatatatatacatatatatttatgtatgtataaatataactgtacacacacacacacacacacacacacacacacatatatatatatatatatatatatgtgtgtgtgtgtgtgtgtgtgtgtgtgtgtgtgtgtgtgtgtgtgtgtgtgtgtgtgtgtgtgtgtgtgtgtgtgtgtgtgtgtgtgtgtgtgtgtgtgtgtgtgtgtgtgtctgtttgtgtgtgtgtgtgtgtgtgtgtgtgtgcatccatatgtatatatacacacatacatgaatatatatatatatacatatatatacatatatatatatatatatatatatatatatatatatatatatatatatatgaacacaagcacaaacacaatcacgtgaacacaaaaatgaaaatgaaacaagccacaatgagaattgaaaataagcgtgacgtttcgaactcttcacgagttcctcttcagacgaaaatCGGAATGAATCATCCATTTcgatttttgtctgaagaggaactcgtgcagagttcgaaacgtcacgcttattttcgattttcattgtggctagtttcattctcatatatatatatattatatatatatatatattatacatatatattatatatatatatatatatatatatatatatatatatatatacagtatatatatatatatatatatatatatatatatatatatatatatgtatgtatatgaatcaatatgtaaatgtgtgtgtatgaatatgtgtttctCCACATATAtgcgtactatatatatatatatatatatatatatatatatatatatatatatatatatatatatatatatatatatatatatatatatataaatatatatatatatatatatatatttatatatatatatgtatgtatgtatgtatgaatatatatgtatatgtatatgtatatatatatatatatatatatatatatatatatatctgtgtgtgtgtgtgtgtgtgtgtgtgtgtgtgtgtgtgtgtgtgtgtgtgtgtgtgtgtgtgtgtgtgtgtgtgtgtgtgtgtgtgtgtgtgtgtgtgtgtgtgtctgtgtgtatgtatgtatgtatgtatgtatgtatgtatgtatgtatgtatgtatgtatgtatgtatatgtatgtaaattcgcACACTTAGAGGTAGGTTACTATGTTTCTTCATTATGTTTTTATATCCTACGAATTtgattattaaaatcataatgatttcaGTGGCAAACTAAACGAATAGAAATTAAGTACTGAAACAAGGGATGAAATCTGTATTCGTCAGTGCGCTGGATATTCACGAAGTGGCAACTCTCCCTAGCAACCGCGTCCCTAGCAACGTCTGTTTCCTGGTCATGAGCCGTGATTCCATCGATATAACATTCAGTTTCATTTCGGAAGAATAACAACCAGGACACGTGTTCCGATTAGAAAATAGTCAACATAAAGCGATTAGAACTGCTATCAATTTATCATTACCAAAGACAAAGGACAATAAGTGTTTAAAGGTCTCGTGTATTATGATCTCAGCGTGATACGTTCAGGAGAACTAAGTAAGTGTGAAAAGCATGTTTTCATTTCCTTTGGATATGAACTATCACAATAGATTTGTTTGTGCGTAGGAAGGTGCTGAcgtgatttgttttattgtttatatttcatgtatttcctGGAATGCCACTTGAAATTTGAGGATATATAAGAATTTTGAATATCTCATATGTTGCAAATTTGCTCTTTGATATCTTATTATATTAATGCCATTACAGATGGACAGAAATACAAAGAATGCAAAATCTGTCAGTACTTGTTCTTACTTTTCTTATATTTGGACATTTTCAATTTCTCTGTCATCATAAATTTGCCTTGATTAATATAATGTTAGTGCTACATCACATCCACAGTAACAAATGGACATTATATTATAAGTTTCATTAATACATTCACGTGCTGTACATTGTTAGCttttataaaaatcataaattaTCCAATATACAAAGACAGGGGAATTATGATCAGTTTTAGAATAACTTTCAATAATTGATTGATCTATGGTGTTTTTTCAAACTTTACACATTTACAATGAAAATACTACAAAGAGAACAGTATTACAAATATAAGAGTAAAGGCAACTAAAGAAATTCTGTTATTGCAATAATGGCGATGTCAGTAGAGATAGTGGTAATAACTACAATGTGatttataatcataaatattaagAGATAGGAGGATAATGATTACgctgataagaaaacaaaagttaTGTCAAACGGAAAGAATATGTTCATATAAGATAGCAAAGCCAAAAGCAAACGTATCGACAGAGGCAAACTCAGCTAATCGCCATCTCTCCCTTATTCAGAAGTGTCCACCTAAGCAACCAACAAAAGACGCAACTCCACCATGTCTTCCACTTCCTCTGACGACAACgccagcgaggaggaggaggagagggaggagaaagaaggagaggaggacggagagaaggaggaggagccccaggtggaggaggaggaagaggaggaagaggtggatgagccTAGGGCGTGGTGGGTACTTCAGCGCGTGTGGATTCTCCTGGGATTCCCAAAGCCCGTGAAGGTGCCTCTGCTCCAGTGGCCTCAGGGAGCCCCCGAGGACGACCACCTCGCGCCCCTCTTGGAGTGAGTGCCTGGGAAGTGGGTGTACCGTGGGCGTGGATAGTGGAAGTAGGCGGGGAAAGCGGGAGTGGGCATACGTGAATGTTCTTTACGCATGTATCTtaactatgtatatgcatgtgtggccAACATACGAGTCCCCCCATATGTCTGAAATTTACACTCTGAATACGCTTATGTGCGCACAGCTGTTATCTGATTCCCGACGCAGATTCCTGGACAAGGGCGAGGAAGGAAGCTGCCTCGTATTCTGGTCGCCCgacgaggaaagggagacgaaggaggaggagcagcagaaggCGAGGAAGGTGTCTGTGGATGAGGAGTGTGGGAAGCACTGGGACGCCGATAGACCCACCGCTATTGGCACAGGTGGGAAGGCTGCACGCACATTCActgcttttttcgtcttttctttcttttctgccagTCTCCgtctatgtttgtttgtcctatgtatttttttcatacttttctctttcagtctttatATTGGTCTATTTGATTCCCTAGTgccatggtatatatatattttttttttttcactcgaaATACCACTTTTCGTTCCATGCTGATCGTAGCCACTACTTTCTCGTGGAAATTCGACGCGGGCGAGGAGGACGAGCCCGAGGACGACGTCAGCCCGGACTGCAAGATCGAGGTGAGGCAACAGATGCTCTGTGTCTTCGTCAATGTGAATTTTTTGTTGATAAAGAAGTGGGAGATAAACATGATCGTgatatattctcttcttttctagaATACATAAAATATTTAATGGAAACtgaacaaaaatagataattaaaaagtaacgacgatatttttttctcttattttcattgcAGACCTACGCCACCCACTTCGCGTCCACCCAAACAGTGTTCCACGTCCGAGCCGGCGCTGCGCCCGCGGCCATGGGCGTGAGCATGGTTCAGGTGAAGAAGGCCAAGAACGGCCTCGTGCCCTTCATGAACGACAACAACGAAGCCGTCGACCAGATGCCGTATTATGTCCACCTCACATACATCCCCCGCGACACACACAAGGGACTGCACTCCATGTTCCACCAGGTCAGGCCGACTCTTGGCGCTGCGGAGATACAGTAGCTTGTAGTAAAGCCacgaatgacaatgataatgatagtagtagtagtagtagtagtaccgttatcattatcatcatcatcattattattattattattattattattatcattattagatcatgttttgtattattgtcgttgttgtagcTGTGCTTATGTTTTTATTCTTAGCGTTGCTATAATTAttagtgttaccattattatcatcgctattgtatgttgttatcgttatgattatgaacattgattattgctattttcattattattatcagcatttatctctatttatttacctatttattggCAAATGGGTTTCTCACCAGGCAGATGTATGTCGCCAGAattaagtaaaagtaaaagaattgCTAACATTGATTTGTGATATCAGGAAagagaaaaactggcaactcgatCCGGGTTCTTGAATGAAAtcttaaggcgttttaagcagggaaagttcttgtgtgtgtttttttttaatcatactgCCTTCAACACCActttaaaagcgttttaagcaggggaccgcttgagcaagaattcttgccgataagccaagaactgtaccgttccctgcttaaaacgcaggcaagccctgttcagtgatgccagacttgTGGAAGTGtctctataaagtacaaatcataacagtccttggggAACATaggaatgtcaaaataacacacaacatacacatacttaggttttaaaagcaataatcaagtattcccaccaacaatctcggagagtGCTAACTTATGCATAAGTTGAAGGAGTTTATTTCATTgccggttggtaacagtttgagcgcgcagcTGGCAAGCTAGCGTGGTaaaatggcagagaagtaaataaatcta
The DNA window shown above is from Penaeus vannamei isolate JL-2024 chromosome 12, ASM4276789v1, whole genome shotgun sequence and carries:
- the LOC138863585 gene encoding uncharacterized protein, whose product is MADSLQDYSGIEISEVSSGYSDEDIGATSSEGAYVFEELEEEYQGLMVVGPYMHEPDAVDVVEVVPNQPDMEWRRDPKRLNESAKSRPDLVEHGVQSLVCVAGDVCEVDIIRHLVDGFVVVVHEGHEAVLGLLHLNHAHAHGRGRSAGSDVEHCLGGREVGGVGLQ